ATTGCAATTTGGAAACAACACAAACTCAGGCTTCCTGACGCAATAATTGCAGCAACTGCAAAATTTCTAAATGCAACATTGTTTACAAATGATGTAAGATTGGTTAATTTAACAGAAATTAATACTCAGTCAGTGCAAATTGTGTAATTGGTGCGATCGCGCCTACATGAATTTACAAAAGGATATTCCAGATAGCTTACACTAAGAAAAAATTGCTGTTAGAGTCATAGAAACCTAAAATTTGGCGAAATATGTGCTATCTCTTTCGCAACTGTATTAGCTGTTGTTGAATTTGAATCACCTGTTGCTTTTGCTCTAAAGTTTCATATAGCTTCTGTGCCTCTCTCAAATTAAGGACTGCTTGCTCTTTCTTTCCAGTGGCTACAAACACATCTGCCAGACCCTTTTGGGCTATGGCTTGCTGGTTGACATCGGTTGCGCGTTGCAACCCTTGACGATAACTAGACTCCGACTGAGGATATTTTTTCTGTAGCCCATAGAAATAGCCTAGAAGTAAGTAATCATCTCCTGTTGCTTTTTCTTCTCTGATTGCATTTTTCAGTCTCGCAATTTGTTCATCAGGCGGTTTATTCGGAGGACCACTGTTACCGCCTTTACCAAGGATTATGCACACCCATAACACATATTGGCACTTATCAGCTTGGGCAATACAAGTATTAATTGCTAACACGGCAGTTATGAGCGTTAAGGTCAAAACTGTAGAAAGGGACTTGTTAAGATACATCAACATTTGCATTTCTCCTTGACCTTGAAAGTGTTAAATTAAACTTTTTGCCTAAGTATTAATATTTGTATTTTAGAAACTTTCTCAATTTATAATAGTACCCTTGAGGGTACTATTATATTTAATTGTCGGATAAAAGAAGAATATCAATAAGGGTCTTGATATTTGAATTAAAATTGCTCAATCAATCTAATAATCAGAACCAATGCGTTGCTTTGCAAAATCAATCCAAACCTTCTCATCGGGGTGTTCTGGATCACCAAATTTCCGGCATTTCTGCCATTGAGTCAGTGCTTCCTTCTTGCTACCCTTGCTTTCTAATACTTGTGCTAGTAAGCAGTGAGCCGACCCGATCTTTTCCTCTATGACAATAGCTTCTCGTAGGGTAGACTCAGCGTCTGCATAGCGTTTTTGCCCGAATTGTGCCCAACCCAAGTTTTTGAAAAGGGCATACTTCACCCTATCTACTGGTTGTAGTTTCAAACCTTTCAAGAGTAGTGCAATAGCTTGGGGATATTCTTTCTCCAAAATATACAGGCGAGCTAATTCACTGTAAGCTGAGGGGAAATTTTCTTCCCGTATAGCAGCTTCTAAGTTGTTGCGGGCATTATTTAAGTCGTTTAATTTTATATAAACTAATGCCCGGTTGTAGTAGGCTCTTTCGTAGCCCGAGTTTAATAAAAGTGCTAAATCGTATGCCTGTAATGCTGTTTGCATTTTACCAGTCTGGTAAAATTCCAGC
The Nostoc punctiforme PCC 73102 genome window above contains:
- a CDS encoding tetratricopeptide repeat protein, which codes for MLMYLNKSLSTVLTLTLITAVLAINTCIAQADKCQYVLWVCIILGKGGNSGPPNKPPDEQIARLKNAIREEKATGDDYLLLGYFYGLQKKYPQSESSYRQGLQRATDVNQQAIAQKGLADVFVATGKKEQAVLNLREAQKLYETLEQKQQVIQIQQQLIQLRKR